In Marivirga salinae, a single window of DNA contains:
- a CDS encoding NifU family protein produces MDILNRVEKALDSIRPYLEADGGNVRVLDFNEGLLRLELLGACGNCPMSTMTLKAGVEEAVKKSVPEVTAVEAINITSADDPNAELPQTMR; encoded by the coding sequence ATGGATATTTTAAATAGAGTTGAAAAAGCATTAGATTCCATAAGACCTTATTTAGAGGCAGATGGTGGTAATGTACGCGTATTGGATTTTAATGAGGGATTATTACGTTTAGAGTTATTAGGCGCTTGTGGCAATTGCCCCATGTCCACCATGACTTTAAAAGCTGGCGTTGAAGAAGCTGTTAAAAAATCTGTTCCAGAAGTAACTGCAGTGGAAGCAATAAATATAACCTCGGCTGATGACCCTAATGCTGAATTACCGCAAACAATGCGCTAA
- a CDS encoding Mrp/NBP35 family ATP-binding protein, which yields MAVTKDSIIKALSTVDDPDFKKDLVTLNMIQDVSIDGNAVYFTVVLTTPACPLKEIIKNDCINAIHQQVDKDLQVFPNMTSNVTSTRSTAPLLPNVRNIIAIGSGKGGVGKSTVTANLAVSLAQQGAKVGLIDADIFGPSIPTMFNCEAEQPEVKQVNGKNIIVPIEQYGIKLISIGFLTPPDNAVVWRGPMASSALKQFIGDTDWGELDYLLIDLPPGTSDIHLTLVQTIPVTGAVVVTTPQKVALADAKKAIGMFKQPQINVPILGLVENMAYFTPAELPDNKYFIFGEGGGYKMSEEYDIPFLGQMPLVQSIRESGDSGYPTAMKEGPSADAFKDLAQKLARQVAIRNASIAGTKTVEMTS from the coding sequence ATGGCTGTTACTAAAGATAGCATAATTAAAGCATTAAGCACAGTAGATGATCCGGATTTCAAAAAAGATCTGGTAACGCTGAATATGATACAAGATGTGAGCATTGATGGAAATGCCGTTTATTTCACTGTTGTATTAACCACTCCAGCTTGTCCGCTTAAAGAAATCATCAAAAATGACTGTATTAATGCCATTCATCAGCAAGTAGACAAAGATTTGCAGGTATTTCCAAATATGACTTCTAATGTTACCTCAACCAGAAGTACCGCGCCTTTATTGCCCAATGTAAGAAACATCATTGCCATTGGATCTGGTAAAGGAGGAGTAGGAAAATCTACTGTCACGGCTAATCTTGCAGTATCTTTAGCACAACAAGGTGCAAAAGTGGGATTAATTGATGCAGATATTTTTGGTCCTTCAATTCCTACCATGTTCAATTGTGAAGCAGAGCAACCAGAAGTAAAGCAAGTTAATGGTAAAAATATTATCGTACCTATTGAGCAATATGGTATAAAGCTTATTTCCATTGGGTTTTTAACTCCACCGGATAATGCGGTGGTTTGGAGAGGACCAATGGCAAGTTCTGCTTTAAAACAATTCATAGGAGATACGGATTGGGGAGAATTAGATTATTTATTAATTGATTTGCCTCCAGGAACTAGTGATATTCATTTAACCTTGGTACAGACCATTCCTGTTACAGGTGCTGTGGTAGTGACAACACCACAAAAAGTTGCTTTGGCGGATGCTAAAAAGGCTATTGGAATGTTCAAGCAACCACAAATTAATGTCCCTATTCTGGGATTGGTTGAAAATATGGCTTACTTTACACCAGCAGAATTACCAGATAATAAGTACTTTATATTTGGAGAAGGCGGTGGTTATAAAATGAGTGAGGAATATGATATTCCATTTCTTGGCCAAATGCCTTTAGTGCAATCTATTCGTGAAAGCGGAGATTCTGGTTATCCTACCGCAATGAAAGAAGGTCCATCAGCAGATGCTTTTAAGGATTTAGCACAAAAATTAGCCCGTCAGGTTGCTATAAGAAATGCAAGCATAGCGGGTACCAAAACAGTTGAAATGACGAGTTGA
- a CDS encoding PASTA domain-containing protein yields the protein MKLTANSLKDVFIHLGIIIGLGVIIVLTFFYIYLPVTTHHGESITVPQLEGVHLDELDEFLLERDLRFEVTADSGYSAEYPALTVLSQNPKEGKKVKENRKIYVSLNATSPPDVKMPKLVDGSLKNAQMVLESYGLLLGEITYEPHEFQNAVLKQKLDGKEIEPGEDIAKGSTIDLVIGNGLGRPFPTPDLVGNNQEEAEFIIIGSGLQIGKVRTREDDEKAAGIVLQQYPEAGTSVRTGNHVDIWVVAPKNQDELLTPEEI from the coding sequence ATGAAGCTAACAGCTAATTCTTTAAAAGATGTATTCATTCACTTAGGTATTATTATTGGGCTAGGTGTCATAATCGTATTAACTTTTTTCTATATCTATTTACCAGTAACTACCCATCATGGCGAAAGCATCACAGTTCCACAGTTGGAAGGTGTTCATTTGGATGAATTAGATGAATTTTTATTGGAAAGGGATTTGAGATTTGAAGTAACTGCGGACTCAGGCTACTCTGCTGAATATCCAGCTTTAACAGTATTAAGCCAAAACCCTAAAGAAGGTAAAAAAGTAAAAGAAAATAGAAAGATTTACGTCTCGCTGAATGCGACAAGCCCACCAGATGTAAAAATGCCAAAATTAGTAGATGGCTCATTAAAAAATGCGCAGATGGTTTTAGAAAGCTATGGACTTTTATTAGGTGAGATCACTTATGAACCTCATGAATTTCAAAATGCCGTTTTAAAGCAAAAATTAGATGGGAAAGAAATTGAACCAGGGGAAGATATAGCCAAAGGTTCTACCATTGATTTAGTAATTGGAAACGGATTAGGAAGACCATTTCCTACACCCGATTTAGTGGGGAACAATCAAGAAGAAGCAGAATTTATTATTATTGGCAGCGGTTTACAGATTGGTAAAGTGAGAACGCGCGAAGATGATGAAAAGGCAGCTGGCATTGTTTTACAGCAATATCCTGAAGCTGGAACTTCAGTTAGAACTGGTAATCATGTAGATATCTGGGTTGTGGCACCAAAAAATCAAGATGAATTATTGACACCAGAAGAGATATGA
- a CDS encoding M43 family zinc metalloprotease, with protein MKKRYHSYLKFLIRSGIFISLLFNILNLSAQEKCAVPKILEEREKKYPELSTQKFENWIAEKQKLKNTTSQRNQKVLVQIPVVFHIIHNGEPVGIGGNLLKSRIDRQLEVLNEDFNRLNEDASETLEEFQDLAASLEIEFIYAKQSPDGTETDGIVRIPGSQSSYSYQDRGILSAESYWPAEEYLNIWVTDLAGGSLGWAEFPVSNLAGLDAASNNRLIDGVSLDYVYFGDNPESPSFESKGRTATHEMGHFLGLRHIWGDGGCTVDDFCADTPSASGSSTGCNITKTSCESLDMVQNFMDYTNDACMNLFTQDQKSRVRTVIENSPRRKSLTESKGLEEPPVFNRDLGLTEINSQFTGSCSGNFSPQITIKNQGLFMIKEYSIDLYVNELLTETLEFTDTLESGDEKVVYFPLLNFIETAEYSISYSLNLEGAFEDDRLENNLKTEYYQKLQEGNLPYKKKFQNNFDSWFIRNADQEETWQQFNDAIGVPFYENRQNFGQKEEIISPIFDFTTIDVPELSFVFAQVADSIPNRVSIYASYDCGRTFNDLIFSNNITDLSTAYQVDSIFTPQFRLDWDTVKIDLNRLRDQESVCFNIVAENRLGNNFYISEFNVEESTKKNKEIDVLNWKNINPLFCDEELEGILTVKNIGRENISNYKLEILDNGKLIKEYIINDEVIVSGQNSEVDIIIPQPQRENGEFEIRAIINNEEEEIINNIYVPFQINCLEELPPLRLILKNGNSDNWFEFNPDKDAGWTYSSNNFAVNSNSSYITKESSEDWLLSPLMDVSNTNYLGLIFDLSYRKALRQSEKFEVYISNDNGKNFNTLIYSKSGDSLATSYGNDITDHLTWRNEFIDLSPYVNRDKIRLAFKVTHDNGQNIYLKNISFFVGQSPPPPFPNVRKSIVIYPNPAKNDVNLHLNLDVAEEGFFQILDMKGNVILEFKEPKILNQFISFDVSQLAEGMYILRLRTNRFSATERFMIQK; from the coding sequence ATGAAAAAACGATACCACTCTTATTTGAAATTCCTCATCAGGAGTGGTATTTTTATTTCCCTATTATTTAATATTCTTAATCTTTCAGCGCAAGAAAAATGCGCAGTACCAAAAATATTAGAAGAGAGAGAAAAGAAATATCCTGAACTAAGCACACAAAAGTTCGAAAACTGGATAGCTGAAAAACAGAAATTAAAAAATACCACTTCCCAAAGAAATCAGAAAGTACTGGTACAAATCCCCGTAGTTTTTCATATCATTCATAATGGTGAACCAGTTGGAATTGGAGGAAATCTACTTAAAAGTAGAATTGATCGCCAATTAGAAGTATTAAATGAGGATTTCAATAGGCTTAATGAAGACGCATCTGAAACCTTAGAAGAATTTCAGGATTTGGCTGCCTCGCTTGAAATTGAGTTTATTTATGCCAAACAAAGTCCAGATGGAACAGAAACAGATGGAATAGTCAGAATACCTGGAAGCCAATCAAGCTACAGCTATCAAGATCGAGGAATTTTAAGTGCAGAAAGTTACTGGCCTGCAGAAGAATATTTAAATATTTGGGTTACTGATTTAGCAGGCGGAAGTTTAGGATGGGCTGAATTTCCTGTCTCAAATTTAGCAGGATTAGATGCTGCTAGTAATAATAGATTAATTGATGGAGTATCTTTAGACTACGTATATTTTGGAGATAATCCAGAAAGTCCTTCTTTCGAAAGTAAGGGAAGAACAGCTACTCATGAAATGGGGCATTTTTTAGGCCTAAGGCATATTTGGGGTGATGGTGGATGCACTGTGGATGATTTTTGTGCAGACACACCCAGTGCAAGCGGTTCAAGTACAGGATGTAATATCACTAAGACCAGTTGCGAAAGTTTAGACATGGTCCAAAACTTCATGGATTATACCAATGACGCATGTATGAACCTCTTTACCCAAGACCAAAAATCCAGAGTAAGGACGGTAATTGAAAACAGCCCAAGAAGAAAAAGCCTGACCGAATCAAAAGGACTAGAAGAACCGCCTGTTTTCAATCGTGATTTAGGACTGACTGAAATAAACTCACAATTCACCGGTAGTTGTAGTGGGAATTTTAGTCCACAAATTACCATCAAAAATCAAGGCCTGTTCATGATTAAAGAATATAGTATTGATTTATATGTGAATGAGCTTTTAACAGAAACCTTGGAATTTACCGATACCTTGGAGAGTGGAGATGAAAAAGTAGTTTATTTTCCACTTTTAAATTTTATAGAAACAGCTGAGTATTCTATTTCCTACAGCCTCAACCTAGAAGGAGCTTTTGAGGATGATCGCTTAGAAAACAATCTAAAAACGGAATATTATCAAAAACTTCAAGAGGGAAATCTACCATATAAAAAGAAGTTTCAAAATAATTTCGATTCTTGGTTTATCAGAAATGCCGATCAAGAAGAAACATGGCAACAATTTAATGATGCAATAGGAGTTCCTTTTTATGAAAACCGTCAGAATTTTGGGCAAAAAGAAGAAATCATTTCACCAATATTTGATTTCACGACTATAGATGTTCCCGAATTAAGTTTTGTATTTGCACAAGTGGCAGATTCTATCCCAAACAGGGTAAGTATTTATGCTTCTTATGATTGCGGAAGAACTTTCAATGATTTGATTTTTTCTAATAATATAACTGATTTATCTACAGCCTACCAAGTTGATTCCATCTTTACCCCTCAATTTCGCTTGGATTGGGATACCGTTAAAATAGACCTAAATCGATTAAGAGATCAAGAATCTGTTTGTTTTAACATAGTGGCTGAAAATAGACTCGGCAATAATTTCTATATAAGTGAATTTAATGTAGAAGAATCAACGAAAAAAAATAAAGAAATTGACGTTTTAAACTGGAAAAACATTAACCCTCTATTTTGTGATGAAGAATTAGAGGGAATACTTACCGTTAAAAATATAGGTAGAGAAAATATTAGCAACTACAAACTAGAGATATTAGACAATGGTAAACTTATAAAAGAATATATTATAAATGATGAAGTAATAGTTTCGGGACAAAATTCAGAGGTAGATATTATAATTCCTCAACCACAACGGGAGAATGGAGAATTTGAGATAAGAGCTATAATCAACAATGAGGAAGAAGAAATTATCAACAATATTTATGTGCCATTTCAGATTAATTGCCTTGAGGAACTTCCACCATTAAGATTAATTCTAAAAAATGGTAATAGTGATAATTGGTTTGAATTCAACCCTGATAAAGATGCAGGCTGGACTTATAGTTCGAATAATTTTGCTGTCAACAGCAACTCTTCTTATATCACTAAAGAATCCTCCGAAGATTGGCTCCTAAGCCCTTTGATGGATGTTAGTAATACTAATTACCTAGGATTAATTTTTGATCTTTCTTACAGAAAAGCATTAAGACAATCCGAGAAGTTTGAAGTTTATATATCCAATGATAATGGTAAAAATTTCAACACTTTAATTTACTCTAAATCAGGAGACTCTTTAGCTACCTCATATGGAAATGATATAACAGATCACTTGACATGGAGAAATGAATTCATAGATCTTTCGCCTTATGTTAACAGAGATAAAATAAGACTAGCTTTTAAGGTCACACATGATAATGGTCAAAACATCTATTTAAAAAACATTTCATTTTTTGTTGGGCAGTCTCCACCTCCGCCCTTTCCAAATGTTAGGAAATCAATTGTCATCTATCCAAACCCGGCTAAAAATGACGTGAATTTACATCTAAATTTGGATGTTGCAGAAGAAGGGTTTTTCCAAATTTTAGATATGAAAGGAAATGTAATATTAGAATTTAAAGAACCTAAAATCCTTAATCAATTCATTAGTTTTGATGTTTCTCAATTAGCAGAAGGAATGTATATATTGAGGCTTAGAACGAATAGATTTTCTGCTACTGAAAGATTCATGATTCAGAAATAG
- a CDS encoding D-alanine--D-alanine ligase family protein: MRIGIFFGGQSREREISFAGGRTVYDNLNKSIFEAVPIFIDSKGHFILLDWQYIYKGTIRDFYPPVDFLPKSNLPVQIYAESLKNLSDKEWDQLIAEVGQKLNPADFKKYIDFAFLSLHGPYGEDGNIQGILEWYGIPFSGAGILPSSIGISKIAQRQFLKQAGFEGPKSHILNKYDWNKQPHENVYNSLKKELGLPLVIKAPHQGSSIGVSILSDDNLEEFEKLVQKSFFELEIQKSDWKNYSQEDKISFIARLVDIREGIGLPVIIEDDILYTPDELLDFLNDSFAEQKESIKLKAIDSENSLLIESFIEGKEFSCIVIQDEIERPIALPPTEIRKGKDVFDYRSKYLPGISRKITPIDAPQDIIEKIRTQCAALFKALQIDVYARIDGFITKEGKVFLNDPNTTSGMLPSSFFFHQAAEIGLNPSQFLSYIIRTSLKARLTTGKHHFELQKMIKQLDNALEGLKKEAKKKINVGVIMGGFSTERHISVESGRNIYEKLSSSEKYLPIPIFLSGNEDQHELYVLPINIMLKDNADDIKEKVQNYQIHPIISQIKFESNEITEKYSGIGNTQLQKISYSDLPELIDVTFIALHGRPGEDGAVQTELEKLNIPYNGSDVESSKITINKYDTNEILKNAGISVADHRLVYEDKWQSNKDAEIKAIEKQLSYPLIAKPADDGCSSAVKKIKTRAELEAFAGMMFRPQAEFIEDLANILKLKKNEEFPQKNFFLLEELIEKKDAKHFLEITGGLLTHFKEDGSIEYEIFEPSEALAGGEVLSLEEKFLAGEGQNITPARYTPDAGNYSKVAEQVKATLKKTAEVLDITGYARIDAFVRVYEDLSVETIIIEVNSLPGMTPATCIFHQTAINGYKPYDFIDKILSFGTEKMKKQTIAK, from the coding sequence ATGAGAATCGGAATATTTTTTGGAGGGCAGTCAAGAGAAAGAGAAATATCATTTGCAGGCGGAAGAACGGTTTATGACAACCTTAATAAATCCATATTTGAAGCTGTTCCTATTTTTATAGATAGCAAAGGACATTTCATATTGTTAGATTGGCAATATATTTACAAAGGGACTATCCGCGATTTTTATCCACCGGTTGATTTCTTGCCAAAATCAAATCTGCCTGTTCAGATTTATGCAGAATCTTTGAAAAATTTATCAGACAAAGAGTGGGATCAATTAATTGCTGAGGTTGGACAAAAACTCAATCCTGCTGACTTCAAAAAATATATAGATTTTGCTTTCTTATCACTCCACGGGCCTTATGGGGAAGATGGTAATATTCAAGGGATTTTAGAATGGTATGGAATCCCTTTTAGCGGGGCTGGCATCCTACCTTCTTCTATAGGAATCAGTAAAATTGCGCAAAGACAATTCTTAAAACAAGCTGGATTTGAAGGGCCAAAAAGCCATATTCTCAATAAATACGATTGGAATAAGCAACCTCATGAAAATGTTTATAACAGCTTAAAAAAGGAATTAGGATTGCCTTTGGTTATAAAAGCTCCTCATCAGGGATCCTCCATTGGGGTTAGCATTTTAAGCGATGATAATTTAGAAGAATTTGAAAAACTGGTTCAAAAAAGTTTCTTTGAATTAGAAATTCAGAAAAGCGATTGGAAAAACTACAGTCAAGAAGACAAAATTAGTTTTATTGCCAGATTAGTAGATATAAGAGAAGGCATTGGCTTGCCTGTAATTATTGAGGATGACATTCTTTACACCCCTGATGAATTATTGGACTTCCTTAATGATTCTTTTGCAGAGCAGAAAGAAAGCATAAAATTAAAAGCCATCGACTCAGAGAATTCTCTTTTGATTGAGTCATTTATTGAAGGAAAAGAATTTTCATGTATTGTCATTCAAGATGAGATTGAAAGACCGATTGCATTGCCTCCTACCGAAATCAGAAAAGGTAAAGATGTATTTGACTATCGTTCGAAATACTTACCCGGTATAAGCAGAAAAATCACACCAATTGATGCACCACAAGACATCATTGAAAAAATCAGAACTCAATGTGCTGCTTTATTTAAAGCGTTGCAAATTGATGTTTATGCAAGAATAGATGGTTTCATCACCAAAGAAGGGAAAGTATTCCTGAATGATCCGAATACAACATCAGGCATGTTACCTTCTTCATTTTTCTTTCATCAAGCAGCTGAAATTGGCTTGAATCCTTCGCAATTCTTGAGCTATATTATTAGAACTTCCTTAAAGGCAAGGTTAACTACAGGAAAGCATCATTTTGAATTGCAAAAAATGATAAAACAGCTGGATAATGCTTTGGAGGGATTAAAAAAGGAAGCAAAAAAGAAAATAAATGTTGGCGTAATTATGGGCGGATTTTCTACCGAAAGGCATATCTCAGTAGAGAGCGGTAGAAATATTTATGAAAAGTTATCTTCCTCAGAAAAATATTTACCTATTCCGATTTTTTTAAGTGGAAATGAAGATCAGCATGAGCTATATGTATTGCCAATCAACATTATGTTAAAAGATAATGCAGACGATATTAAAGAGAAAGTTCAGAATTACCAGATCCATCCAATTATTTCTCAAATCAAATTTGAAAGTAATGAGATTACAGAAAAATATTCAGGCATAGGAAACACTCAGTTACAGAAAATATCTTATTCCGATTTACCAGAATTAATTGATGTGACCTTTATTGCACTTCACGGAAGGCCAGGAGAAGACGGGGCGGTTCAAACTGAACTGGAGAAATTGAATATCCCTTATAATGGTTCAGATGTAGAAAGTTCAAAAATCACCATCAATAAGTACGATACGAATGAAATACTGAAAAATGCTGGCATATCAGTAGCCGATCATCGATTGGTTTATGAAGACAAATGGCAAAGCAATAAGGATGCGGAAATTAAGGCTATTGAAAAGCAATTAAGCTATCCATTGATTGCCAAACCTGCTGATGATGGTTGCAGTTCGGCAGTAAAGAAAATAAAAACCAGAGCTGAACTCGAAGCTTTTGCAGGTATGATGTTCCGACCGCAAGCTGAGTTTATAGAGGATTTAGCCAATATTTTGAAACTCAAGAAAAATGAGGAGTTTCCTCAGAAGAATTTCTTTTTATTGGAAGAATTGATTGAAAAGAAAGATGCAAAACACTTTTTAGAAATAACTGGCGGACTTTTAACACATTTCAAAGAAGATGGAAGCATCGAATATGAAATATTTGAGCCCTCAGAAGCGTTAGCAGGAGGTGAAGTTTTAAGTCTGGAGGAAAAATTCTTGGCAGGGGAAGGTCAAAATATAACACCTGCAAGATATACACCTGATGCCGGCAATTACAGTAAAGTAGCGGAGCAAGTGAAAGCCACATTGAAAAAAACAGCTGAAGTACTCGATATCACAGGTTATGCAAGAATTGATGCTTTTGTAAGGGTTTATGAGGATTTGAGCGTTGAAACCATTATTATTGAAGTAAACTCATTGCCAGGCATGACACCGGCAACTTGTATTTTTCATCAAACAGCAATCAATGGCTACAAGCCCTATGATTTTATTGATAAAATACTTTCTTTCGGAACTGAAAAAATGAAAAAACAAACCATTGCAAAATGA